Proteins from one Parvibaculum lavamentivorans DS-1 genomic window:
- a CDS encoding YebC/PmpR family DNA-binding transcriptional regulator produces the protein MAGHSQFKNIMYRKGAQDKKRSKLFAKLAKEITVAAKMGLPDPEYNPRLRAAIQAARVENMPKDNIERAIKKSSDQGGENYEEVRYEGFGPGGIGVIVETLTDNRNRTAGEVRSIFTKNGGNLGETGAVSFMFDRLGLIEYPADAASADDMIEAAIEAGADDCQSGEAGHELYCAPDALHEVAQGLESKFGEARAARIVWKPQNTIALEDEKAETVLKMLEALDDNDDVQQVYANFEMSDSLMEKMSA, from the coding sequence ATGGCCGGCCACTCACAATTCAAGAACATCATGTACCGCAAGGGCGCGCAGGATAAGAAGCGCTCCAAGCTGTTCGCTAAGCTGGCCAAGGAAATTACCGTGGCGGCCAAGATGGGCCTGCCTGACCCTGAGTACAATCCGCGGTTGCGCGCGGCGATCCAGGCCGCCCGTGTCGAGAATATGCCCAAGGACAATATCGAGCGCGCGATCAAAAAGAGCTCGGACCAGGGTGGAGAAAACTACGAAGAAGTGCGGTACGAGGGCTTTGGGCCCGGCGGCATCGGTGTCATCGTCGAGACCCTGACCGACAATCGCAACCGCACGGCAGGCGAAGTGCGGTCGATCTTCACCAAGAATGGCGGCAATCTCGGCGAAACGGGCGCCGTCTCGTTCATGTTCGACCGGCTCGGCCTCATCGAATATCCGGCAGACGCCGCCAGTGCCGATGACATGATCGAGGCCGCGATCGAGGCGGGAGCCGATGATTGCCAGTCGGGCGAGGCAGGCCACGAACTCTATTGTGCGCCCGATGCACTGCATGAGGTGGCGCAAGGCCTTGAGTCGAAATTCGGCGAGGCGCGGGCGGCCCGCATCGTCTGGAAGCCGCAAAACACGATCGCACTCGAAGACGAAAAGGCCGAGACCGTCCTAAAAATGCTCGAAGCGCTGGACGACAACGACGATGTGCAGCAGGTTTATGCGAACTTCGAGATGTCCGATTCGCTGATGGAGAAGATGTCCGCCTGA